The Streptomyces sp. CC0208 genome window below encodes:
- the ctaD gene encoding cytochrome c oxidase subunit I, which produces MSILNEPQGAAAAGSHYTDELPVRRQNRGSVVIKWLTTTDHKTIGTMYLVTSFAFFLIGGVMALLMRAELARPGLQIMSNEQFNQAFTMHGTIMLLMFATPLFAGFTNWIMPLQIGAPDVAFPRLNMFAYWLYLFGSTIAVGGFLTPQGAADFGWFAYSPLSDAVRSPGVGADLWIMGLAFSGFGTILGAVNFITTIICMRAPGMTMFRMPIFVWNVLLTAVLVLLAFPVLAAALFALEADRKFGAHVFDAANGGALLWQHLFWFFGHPEVYIIALPFFGIISEVIPVFSRKPMFGYMGLIAATIAIAGLSVTVWAHHMYVTGGVLLPFFSFMTFLIAVPTGVKFFNWIGTMWKGSLSFETPMLWATGFLITFTFGGLTGVILASPPMDFHVSDSYFVVAHFHYVVFGTVVFAMFSGFHFWWPKFTGKMLDERLGKITFWTLFIGFHGTFLVQHWLGAEGMPRRYADYLAADGFTALNTISTISSFVLGLSILPFLYNVWKTAKYGKPVGVDDPWGYGRSLEWATSCPPPRHNFLTLPRIRSESPAFDLHHPEIAALDQLENAGHGEKALAGNGGKEAGK; this is translated from the coding sequence ACCACTGACCACAAGACGATCGGGACCATGTACCTGGTCACGTCGTTCGCGTTCTTCCTGATCGGCGGCGTGATGGCGCTCCTCATGCGCGCCGAGCTGGCCCGGCCGGGCCTGCAGATCATGTCGAACGAACAGTTCAACCAGGCGTTCACGATGCACGGCACGATCATGCTGCTGATGTTCGCGACGCCGCTGTTCGCCGGCTTCACCAACTGGATCATGCCGCTGCAGATCGGCGCGCCCGACGTGGCGTTCCCGCGGCTGAACATGTTCGCCTACTGGCTCTACCTGTTCGGCTCGACGATCGCGGTGGGCGGCTTCCTGACCCCGCAGGGCGCGGCCGACTTCGGCTGGTTCGCCTACTCCCCGCTGTCGGACGCGGTCCGCTCGCCGGGCGTCGGCGCCGACCTGTGGATCATGGGTCTGGCCTTCTCCGGCTTCGGCACGATCCTCGGTGCGGTCAACTTCATCACCACGATCATCTGCATGCGCGCGCCGGGCATGACCATGTTCCGCATGCCGATCTTCGTGTGGAACGTGCTGCTGACCGCGGTGCTGGTCCTGCTCGCCTTCCCCGTCCTCGCCGCCGCGCTGTTCGCGCTGGAGGCGGATCGGAAATTCGGGGCACACGTCTTCGATGCCGCGAACGGCGGAGCGTTGCTCTGGCAGCACCTCTTCTGGTTCTTCGGCCATCCAGAGGTGTACATCATCGCCCTGCCGTTCTTCGGCATCATCTCCGAGGTCATCCCGGTCTTCTCCCGCAAGCCGATGTTCGGCTACATGGGTCTGATCGCGGCGACCATCGCGATCGCGGGTCTGTCCGTGACGGTGTGGGCCCACCACATGTACGTCACCGGCGGTGTGCTCCTGCCGTTCTTCTCCTTCATGACGTTCCTCATCGCCGTACCGACGGGCGTGAAGTTCTTCAACTGGATCGGAACGATGTGGAAGGGGTCCCTGAGTTTCGAGACCCCGATGCTCTGGGCCACCGGCTTCCTGATCACCTTCACCTTCGGTGGTCTGACCGGTGTCATCCTGGCCTCGCCCCCGATGGACTTCCACGTCTCGGACTCGTACTTCGTGGTGGCGCACTTCCACTACGTCGTCTTCGGAACCGTCGTCTTCGCGATGTTCTCCGGCTTCCACTTCTGGTGGCCGAAGTTCACCGGCAAGATGCTCGACGAGCGCCTCGGCAAGATCACGTTCTGGACGCTGTTCATCGGCTTCCACGGCACCTTCCTGGTCCAGCACTGGCTGGGCGCCGAGGGCATGCCGCGTCGGTACGCCGACTACCTGGCGGCCGACGGCTTCACCGCCCTGAACACGATCTCGACGATCAGCTCGTTCGTGCTCGGCCTGTCGATCCTGCCGTTCCTCTACAACGTGTGGAAGACGGCCAAGTACGGCAAGCCGGTCGGCGTCGACGACCCGTGGGGCTACGGCCGCTCGCTCGAGTGGGCGACCTCCTGCCCGCCGCCGCGCCACAACTTCCTCACCCTGCCGCGGATCCGCAGCGAATCCCCGGCGTTCGACCTGCACCACCCGGAGATCGCCGCGCTCGACCAGCTCGAGAACGCCGGTCACGGTGAGAAGGCTCTGGCCGGCAACGGCGGCAAGGAGGCCGGGAAGTGA
- a CDS encoding cytochrome c oxidase subunit 4, with protein sequence MKIQGRMFFWLSIFILAMAIVYGVWSKEPAGTTALFLAFGLSIMIGFYLGFTAKRVDAGAQDNKEADVADDAGEVGFFSPHSWQPLALGFGGALAFLSVAIGWWLLYFSVPVIMIGLYGWVFEYYRGENRTQ encoded by the coding sequence GTGAAGATCCAGGGACGGATGTTCTTCTGGCTGAGCATCTTCATCCTCGCCATGGCGATCGTCTATGGCGTGTGGTCGAAGGAGCCGGCCGGTACCACCGCGCTCTTCCTGGCCTTCGGCCTGTCCATCATGATCGGCTTCTACCTGGGCTTCACGGCCAAGCGGGTGGACGCCGGCGCGCAGGACAACAAGGAGGCCGACGTCGCGGACGACGCCGGCGAGGTCGGGTTCTTCAGCCCGCACAGCTGGCAGCCGCTCGCCCTCGGCTTCGGCGGCGCCCTGGCCTTCCTGTCGGTCGCGATCGGCTGGTGGCTGCTGTACTTCTCGGTGCCGGTGATCATGATCGGCCTGTACGGCTGGGTCTTCGAGTACTACCGCGGTGAGAACCGCACCCAGTAG
- a CDS encoding Ig-like domain-containing protein has translation MNHAPRTRTVVSCTLLVIALGASASACGSDGNPLAATPYDAADQIAFNAPSDDGKKADPDKPLEVTAEDDDSRITDVTATDATGRHLAGELSADGTRWHSTSPLAANAHYTVRVSTEDDDGAPGRKVLDFDTSKPLGKTRLNVTFGPKAGTYGVGQPVTAKLDRPVKDKAQRAVVERALRVDSTPAVAGAWHWVDDKELHYRPKEYWPAHATIQVRSDLEGIKIGDRLWGGKAKPLKLTTGERIIAVTDASSHSMKVYKNEEVIKELPVTTGKPGFETRNGVKVVLGKEYFVRMRGTSIGIAEGSSESYDLPVYYATRLTWSGEYVHAAPWSVGSQGYANVSHGCTGMSTSNAEWFFDTVHEGDVVQVVNSDGHTMEPFGNGFGDWNLDWKKWREGSALVAGTPDAPSADQTARLRPESV, from the coding sequence ATGAACCACGCACCGCGTACCCGCACCGTCGTGAGCTGCACGCTGCTGGTGATCGCCCTCGGCGCGAGCGCCAGCGCCTGCGGGTCCGACGGGAACCCGCTGGCGGCCACGCCGTACGACGCGGCCGACCAGATCGCCTTCAACGCGCCCTCGGACGACGGCAAGAAGGCCGACCCGGACAAGCCGCTCGAGGTCACCGCCGAGGACGACGACAGCCGCATCACCGACGTCACGGCCACGGACGCCACGGGCCGCCACCTGGCGGGCGAACTCTCCGCCGACGGCACCCGCTGGCACAGCACCTCCCCGCTGGCCGCAAACGCCCATTACACGGTCCGGGTGAGCACCGAGGACGACGACGGGGCACCCGGCCGCAAGGTCCTCGACTTCGACACCAGCAAGCCTCTCGGCAAGACCCGCCTGAACGTCACCTTCGGCCCCAAGGCGGGCACGTACGGCGTCGGCCAGCCCGTCACCGCCAAGCTGGACCGTCCCGTCAAGGACAAGGCCCAGCGGGCCGTCGTCGAGCGTGCCCTCAGGGTGGACTCCACGCCCGCCGTAGCGGGCGCCTGGCACTGGGTGGACGACAAGGAACTCCACTACCGGCCCAAGGAGTACTGGCCCGCCCACGCCACGATCCAGGTCCGCAGCGACCTGGAGGGCATCAAGATCGGCGACCGGCTCTGGGGCGGCAAGGCCAAGCCCCTGAAGCTGACGACCGGCGAGCGCATCATCGCCGTGACGGACGCCTCGTCACACTCGATGAAGGTCTACAAGAACGAGGAGGTCATCAAGGAGCTCCCGGTCACCACGGGCAAGCCCGGCTTCGAGACCCGCAACGGCGTCAAGGTCGTGCTGGGCAAGGAGTACTTCGTACGTATGCGCGGCACCAGCATCGGGATCGCCGAGGGTTCCTCGGAGTCGTACGACCTGCCGGTCTACTACGCGACCCGCCTCACCTGGAGCGGCGAGTACGTCCACGCCGCCCCCTGGTCGGTCGGCTCCCAGGGCTACGCCAACGTCAGCCACGGCTGCACCGGCATGAGCACGTCCAACGCCGAGTGGTTCTTCGACACGGTCCACGAGGGCGACGTGGTGCAGGTCGTCAACTCGGACGGCCACACCATGGAGCCCTTCGGCAACGGCTTCGGCGACTGGAACCTGGACTGGAAGAAGTGGCGCGAGGGCAGCGCCCTGGTGGCAGGCACCCCGGACGCCCCGAGCGCGGACCAGACGGCAAGGCTGAGGCCGGAGAGCGTCTAG
- a CDS encoding response regulator transcription factor, with the protein MQPTATVLVYSDDSNTREQVRIASGRRPAPDVPLVEFLECATPAAVLKELDKGGIDVCVLDGEAVPMGGMGLCRQIKDEVFNCPPVLLLIGRPQDAWLATWSRAEGAVTHPVDPVEFAAALASLLRNKKALSA; encoded by the coding sequence ATGCAGCCGACCGCAACGGTGCTGGTCTACAGCGACGATTCCAACACCCGCGAGCAGGTACGGATCGCCTCCGGCCGGCGACCGGCCCCGGACGTCCCGTTGGTCGAGTTCCTGGAGTGCGCCACGCCCGCGGCGGTGCTGAAAGAGCTGGACAAGGGCGGGATCGACGTCTGTGTGCTGGACGGGGAGGCCGTGCCGATGGGGGGCATGGGCCTGTGCCGGCAGATCAAGGACGAGGTGTTCAACTGCCCGCCGGTGCTGCTGCTGATCGGGCGGCCGCAGGACGCGTGGCTGGCCACGTGGAGCCGGGCGGAGGGTGCGGTGACGCATCCCGTGGATCCGGTGGAGTTCGCGGCGGCGCTGGCTTCTTTGCTGCGGAACAAGAAGGCTTTGAGCGCCTGA
- a CDS encoding heme-copper oxidase subunit III: MSVVATATTETTGHAHPSVNRPNLTSVGTIIWLSSELMFFAALFAMYFTLRSVTGPDHWKEMASSLNFPFSATNTTILVLSSLTCQLGVFAAERGDVKKLRGWFIITFIMGAIFIGGQIYEYTELVKKDGLSLSSDPYGSVFYLTTGFHGMHVTGGLIAFLFVLGRTYAAKRFTHEQATAAIVVSYYWHFVDVVWIGLFATIYMIK; this comes from the coding sequence ATGTCGGTCGTGGCGACAGCAACGACAGAGACAACCGGGCACGCGCACCCATCGGTCAACCGGCCGAACCTCACCAGCGTCGGAACCATCATCTGGCTGAGTTCCGAGCTGATGTTCTTCGCGGCCCTCTTCGCGATGTACTTCACCCTGCGATCGGTGACGGGTCCCGACCACTGGAAGGAAATGGCGTCCAGCCTGAACTTCCCGTTCTCGGCGACGAACACCACGATCCTGGTGCTTTCCTCCCTCACCTGCCAGCTCGGCGTCTTCGCCGCCGAGCGCGGTGACGTGAAGAAGCTCCGGGGCTGGTTCATCATCACCTTCATCATGGGCGCGATCTTCATCGGCGGTCAGATCTACGAGTACACGGAGCTGGTGAAGAAGGACGGGCTCTCGCTCTCCTCCGATCCGTACGGCTCGGTGTTCTACCTGACCACCGGCTTCCACGGCATGCACGTGACGGGCGGCCTCATCGCGTTCCTGTTCGTTCTCGGGCGTACCTACGCGGCCAAGAGGTTCACCCACGAACAGGCGACCGCGGCCATCGTCGTGTCCTACTACTGGCACTTCGTCGACGTCGTCTGGATCGGCCTCTTCGCCACGATCTACATGATCAAGTAG
- a CDS encoding c-type cytochrome yields MKKLSARRRHPLAALVVLLLALACTGGLYAVFAPADKAKADETAQSLAIDEGKKLFAVGCASCHGTGGQGSSDGPSLVGVGAAAVDFQVGTGRMPAQQPGAQVPRKKVIYTQAEIDQLAAYISSLGAGPSVPTEAQYGPDGADIAKGGELFRDNCTQCHNFTGKGGALTHGKFAPSLEGVAPKHIYEAMQTGPQNMPSFPDTTLSEQNKKDIIAYLNAVNGDDTVSPGGLELGGLGPVSEGLFAWIFGLGALIAVAVWVAARTAKAKKS; encoded by the coding sequence GTGAAAAAGCTCTCCGCACGACGACGCCACCCGCTGGCGGCGCTCGTCGTCCTACTCCTCGCGCTGGCATGCACCGGGGGGCTGTACGCCGTGTTCGCCCCCGCGGACAAGGCGAAGGCAGATGAAACCGCCCAGTCCCTGGCCATCGACGAGGGCAAGAAGCTCTTCGCCGTAGGCTGCGCCAGCTGCCACGGCACCGGCGGTCAGGGATCCTCCGACGGTCCGAGCCTCGTCGGCGTGGGCGCCGCAGCCGTCGACTTCCAGGTCGGCACCGGCCGTATGCCGGCCCAGCAGCCGGGCGCGCAGGTTCCGCGCAAGAAGGTCATCTACACGCAGGCCGAGATCGACCAGCTGGCCGCGTACATCTCGTCGCTGGGTGCCGGTCCGTCCGTCCCGACCGAGGCGCAGTACGGCCCCGACGGCGCCGACATCGCCAAGGGCGGCGAGCTGTTCCGTGACAACTGCACCCAGTGCCACAACTTCACCGGCAAGGGTGGCGCGCTGACGCACGGCAAGTTCGCGCCGAGCCTGGAGGGTGTCGCCCCGAAGCACATCTACGAGGCCATGCAGACCGGCCCGCAGAACATGCCGTCGTTCCCCGACACCACGCTGTCGGAGCAGAACAAGAAGGACATCATCGCGTACCTGAACGCGGTCAACGGCGACGACACCGTGAGCCCCGGCGGCCTTGAGCTGGGCGGTCTCGGCCCGGTCTCCGAGGGCCTGTTCGCCTGGATCTTCGGCCTCGGCGCGCTGATCGCGGTCGCCGTCTGGGTCGCCGCTCGGACCGCAAAGGCCAAGAAGTCATGA
- a CDS encoding Rieske 2Fe-2S domain-containing protein, producing MSSQDIPEENLPAEQDAHGAVSVADEKNPFADPGLPPHEHRVQDIDERAARRSERTVAMLFTVSMLATVGFIASYVGIPHDKSIFVFPIGHINALNFALGLTLGLALFSIGAGAVHWARTLMSDEEIADERHPIEASPEVRAKVHADFKQGAKESALGRRKLIRNTMFGALALFPLSGVMLLRDLGPLPGTKLRHTMWRKGLQLVNMNTNEPLRPEDVAVGSLTFAKPEGLEEHDEEFQTEIAKAALMIVRIQPDNIKDKRELEWSYEGIVAYSKICTHVGCPISLYEQQTHHVLCPCHQSTFDLSDGARVIFGPAGHALPQLRIGVNDQGYLEALGDFEEPVGPAFWERG from the coding sequence ATGAGTAGCCAAGACATTCCAGAAGAGAACCTGCCCGCAGAGCAGGACGCGCACGGCGCGGTAAGCGTCGCGGACGAGAAGAACCCGTTCGCGGACCCCGGCCTCCCGCCGCATGAGCACCGGGTGCAGGACATCGACGAGCGGGCCGCCAGGCGGTCCGAGCGCACGGTGGCCATGCTGTTCACGGTGTCGATGCTGGCCACGGTCGGGTTCATCGCCTCGTACGTGGGCATCCCCCACGACAAGTCGATCTTCGTCTTCCCGATCGGGCACATCAACGCGCTCAACTTCGCGCTGGGCCTGACCCTCGGTCTCGCCCTCTTCTCGATCGGCGCGGGCGCGGTCCACTGGGCCCGCACCCTGATGTCCGACGAGGAGATCGCCGACGAGCGTCACCCGATCGAGGCGTCCCCCGAGGTCCGCGCGAAGGTGCACGCGGACTTCAAGCAGGGTGCCAAGGAGTCGGCGCTCGGCCGTCGCAAGCTGATCCGCAACACGATGTTCGGCGCGCTGGCCCTGTTCCCGCTCTCCGGCGTCATGCTGCTGCGCGACCTCGGTCCGCTGCCCGGCACCAAGCTCCGCCACACCATGTGGCGCAAGGGCCTCCAGCTCGTCAACATGAACACCAACGAGCCGCTGCGCCCTGAAGACGTCGCGGTCGGCTCGCTGACCTTCGCCAAGCCCGAGGGCCTGGAGGAGCACGACGAGGAGTTCCAGACCGAGATCGCCAAGGCCGCCCTGATGATCGTCCGCATCCAGCCGGACAACATCAAGGACAAGCGCGAGCTCGAGTGGTCGTACGAGGGAATCGTCGCGTACTCGAAGATCTGCACCCACGTGGGCTGCCCGATCTCCCTGTACGAGCAGCAGACGCACCACGTGCTCTGCCCCTGCCACCAGTCCACCTTCGACCTCTCCGACGGTGCCCGGGTGATCTTCGGCCCCGCCGGTCACGCCCTGCCGCAGCTGCGGATCGGCGTGAACGACCAGGGTTACCTCGAAGCGCTCGGCGACTTCGAGGAGCCCGTCGGTCCTGCATTCTGGGAGCGCGGATGA
- a CDS encoding cytochrome bc complex cytochrome b subunit: protein MSTTESSESRARGKAPAGERVADWADGRLGIYSLAKSNMRKIFPDHWSFMLGEVCLYSFIIIILTGVYLTLFFHPSMNEVEYHGSYVPLQGQLMSEAFNSTMHISFDVRGGLLIRQIHHWAALIFLAGMFVHMMRVFFTGAFRKPREVNWLFGFLLFVLGMFTGFTGYSLPDDLLSGTGVRFMEGAILSVPIVGTYLSFFLFGGEFPGGDFVARFYSIHVLLLPGIMLGLVVGHLILVFYHKHTQFAGPGKTNNNVVGMPLLPVYMAKAGGFFFLVFGVIAAIAAIASINPIWSMGPYRPDQVSTGAQPDWYMGFSEGLIRVMPGWEINFWGHTLVLGVFIPLVIFPLVLVAIAVYPFIESWVTGDKREHHILDRPRNAPTRTAFGVAWITWYMVLLIGGGNDLWATHFHLSINAITWFVRVAFFVAPVLAFVATKRICLGLQRRDKDKVLHGRESGIIKRLPHGEFIEVHEPLSQEQLHTLTAHEQYAPAQIGPAVDENGVERKIKGSEKLRAKLSEAYYGEESQIPKPTVEEYKEITSGHGHH, encoded by the coding sequence ATGAGTACTACAGAGTCCTCCGAGTCCCGCGCACGCGGGAAGGCGCCGGCCGGCGAGCGCGTCGCCGACTGGGCCGACGGACGGCTGGGGATCTACTCCCTGGCCAAGTCCAACATGCGCAAGATCTTCCCCGACCACTGGTCGTTCATGTTGGGTGAGGTCTGCCTCTACAGCTTCATCATCATCATCCTCACGGGTGTGTACCTGACGCTGTTCTTCCACCCGTCGATGAACGAGGTGGAGTACCACGGCAGCTACGTCCCGCTGCAGGGACAGCTGATGTCCGAGGCGTTCAACTCGACCATGCACATCTCCTTCGATGTGCGCGGTGGTCTGCTGATCCGGCAGATCCACCACTGGGCGGCGCTGATCTTCCTCGCCGGCATGTTCGTGCACATGATGCGTGTGTTCTTCACGGGCGCGTTCCGCAAGCCGCGTGAGGTCAACTGGCTGTTCGGCTTCCTGCTGTTCGTCCTCGGCATGTTCACCGGCTTCACCGGTTACTCGCTGCCGGACGACCTGCTCTCCGGCACCGGTGTCCGCTTCATGGAGGGCGCGATCCTGTCCGTGCCGATCGTCGGCACGTACCTGTCGTTCTTCCTGTTCGGCGGGGAGTTCCCGGGCGGCGACTTCGTGGCCCGCTTCTACTCGATCCACGTCCTGCTGCTGCCGGGCATCATGCTCGGCCTGGTCGTCGGCCACCTGATCCTGGTCTTCTACCACAAGCACACGCAGTTCGCGGGCCCCGGCAAGACCAACAACAACGTGGTCGGCATGCCGCTGCTGCCGGTCTACATGGCCAAGGCCGGAGGCTTCTTCTTCCTGGTCTTCGGCGTCATCGCGGCCATCGCGGCGATCGCCTCGATCAACCCGATCTGGTCGATGGGCCCCTACCGTCCCGACCAGGTGTCCACGGGCGCCCAGCCGGACTGGTACATGGGCTTCTCCGAGGGCCTGATCCGTGTCATGCCGGGCTGGGAGATCAACTTCTGGGGTCACACGCTCGTCCTGGGCGTGTTCATCCCGCTGGTGATCTTCCCGCTGGTCCTGGTCGCGATCGCGGTGTACCCGTTCATCGAGTCCTGGGTCACCGGCGACAAGCGCGAGCACCACATCCTGGACCGGCCGCGCAACGCTCCGACGCGTACGGCCTTCGGTGTCGCGTGGATCACCTGGTACATGGTGCTGCTGATCGGTGGTGGAAACGACCTCTGGGCCACCCACTTCCACCTGTCGATCAACGCCATCACCTGGTTCGTGCGGGTCGCGTTCTTCGTCGCCCCGGTCCTGGCGTTCGTCGCCACCAAGCGGATCTGCCTCGGCCTCCAGCGCCGCGACAAGGACAAGGTGCTGCACGGTCGCGAGTCCGGCATCATCAAGCGCCTGCCGCACGGTGAGTTCATCGAGGTGCACGAGCCGCTCAGCCAGGAGCAGCTGCACACGCTCACGGCGCACGAGCAGTACGCACCGGCGCAGATCGGCCCCGCGGTCGACGAGAACGGCGTCGAGCGCAAGATCAAGGGCTCCGAGAAGCTGCGCGCCAAGCTGAGCGAGGCGTACTACGGCGAGGAGTCCCAGATCCCCAAGCCGACCGTCGAGGAGTACAAGGAGATCACGAGCGGCCACGGCCACCACTGA
- the trpD gene encoding anthranilate phosphoribosyltransferase — protein sequence MSAVTPAGGNTAAGRSWPEVLNALLYGRDQSADATAWAMDRIMQGEATDAQIAGFVVALRAKGETVEEINGLVRAMYEHANVIEVPGRTVDVVGTGGDGAKTVNISTMSAIVVAGSGATVVKHGNRAASSASGASDVLEKLGVNLELTPGRVAEVAEEAGITFCFAVKFHPALRHAGAARGQLGIRTVFNILGPLTNPARVRSQAVGVADPRMAPVVAGVFAERGNSALVFRGDDGLDELTTTSTSRVWIVREGKVTEESFDPRDVGIDLVPVEALRGGDPAYNAEVARKLLDGETGPVRDAVLLNSAAALVALDPGTGTLAEQLRAGMDKAAASIDSGAAKRTLERWVAASNA from the coding sequence ATGAGCGCTGTGACCCCCGCTGGAGGCAACACCGCGGCGGGCCGTTCCTGGCCCGAGGTACTGAACGCCCTGCTGTACGGCCGTGACCAGAGCGCCGACGCCACGGCGTGGGCCATGGACCGGATCATGCAGGGCGAGGCGACCGACGCGCAGATCGCCGGCTTCGTGGTCGCCCTCAGGGCCAAGGGCGAGACGGTCGAGGAGATCAACGGGCTCGTCCGGGCGATGTACGAGCACGCCAACGTGATCGAGGTCCCCGGGCGCACGGTCGACGTCGTCGGCACCGGAGGCGACGGCGCCAAGACCGTCAACATCTCCACGATGTCGGCGATCGTCGTGGCCGGCTCCGGCGCCACGGTCGTCAAGCACGGCAACCGGGCCGCCTCCTCCGCGTCCGGTGCCTCGGACGTCCTGGAGAAGCTCGGCGTCAACCTGGAGCTCACCCCGGGGCGGGTGGCCGAGGTGGCCGAGGAGGCCGGGATCACGTTCTGCTTCGCGGTCAAGTTCCACCCGGCGCTGCGTCACGCGGGCGCCGCCCGCGGGCAGTTGGGTATCCGCACGGTGTTCAACATCCTCGGCCCGCTGACCAACCCCGCCCGGGTGCGGTCCCAGGCGGTCGGGGTCGCCGATCCGCGCATGGCGCCGGTCGTCGCCGGCGTCTTCGCCGAACGTGGCAACTCCGCCCTCGTCTTCCGCGGTGACGACGGCCTCGACGAGCTGACGACCACATCGACCTCCCGCGTCTGGATCGTCCGCGAGGGCAAGGTCACCGAGGAGAGCTTCGACCCCCGGGACGTCGGCATCGACCTGGTGCCCGTGGAGGCCCTGCGGGGCGGTGACCCGGCATACAACGCGGAGGTCGCCAGGAAGCTCCTGGACGGCGAGACGGGCCCGGTCCGGGACGCCGTACTCCTGAACTCGGCGGCCGCGCTGGTGGCCCTGGACCCGGGGACCGGGACCCTGGCCGAGCAACTGCGGGCCGGGATGGACAAGGCCGCCGCGTCGATCGACTCGGGGGCGGCGAAGCGGACGCTGGAGCGATGGGTGGCCGCGAGCAACGCGTAA
- a CDS encoding aminotransferase class V-fold PLP-dependent enzyme codes for MSVSTAAAAQTICAQLPVLGRDVTVPLVTGGEVTYAALDYAASAPALQRVWDDVAAYAPYYGSVHRGAGYLSQLSTDLFENARRTVTEFLDCRDDDQLIFTRSTTDSLNLLAAALPADCQVFVFETEHHASLLPWQDARVSYLDAPRTPRQAVETLEKALADRDPHGPALACVTGASNVTGELWPVRELAAAAHAHGARIVLDAAQLAPHHPVSVRDLDVDWVAFSGHKLYAPFGSGVLAGRADWLRAADPYLAGGGASRKVTRREDGGVDVEWHESAARHEAGSPNVIGAYSIASACKALTEAGFDSLVAREQHLIEKVREGLAEVPEVRVLSLFGDDAPRVGVISFVVDGWNSSHFAAALSAEYGIGVRDGLFCAHPLVRTLLGSDPQSQGECGAPEAAPGEKSLNAIRVSFGAGTPDEHVERFVKAVKELVADGAKWTYRTEDGRCVPAV; via the coding sequence ATGTCTGTCTCCACCGCTGCCGCCGCCCAGACCATTTGTGCCCAGCTGCCCGTTCTGGGCCGGGATGTCACCGTCCCGCTCGTCACCGGCGGCGAAGTCACCTACGCGGCGCTCGACTACGCGGCCAGCGCACCGGCCCTCCAGCGGGTCTGGGACGACGTGGCGGCGTACGCTCCCTACTACGGCAGCGTGCACCGCGGGGCCGGCTACCTCTCCCAGCTGTCGACCGACCTGTTCGAGAACGCCCGCAGGACCGTCACCGAGTTCCTCGACTGCCGCGACGACGACCAGCTGATCTTCACCCGGTCGACCACCGACTCGCTCAACCTCCTTGCCGCCGCGCTCCCCGCCGACTGCCAGGTCTTCGTCTTCGAGACCGAGCACCACGCGAGCCTGCTGCCCTGGCAGGACGCCCGGGTCAGCTACCTCGACGCCCCGCGCACCCCGCGGCAGGCCGTCGAGACCCTGGAGAAGGCCCTCGCCGACCGGGACCCCCACGGCCCGGCCCTGGCGTGCGTCACCGGCGCCTCCAACGTCACCGGTGAGCTGTGGCCGGTACGGGAGCTCGCGGCGGCCGCTCACGCCCACGGTGCCCGCATCGTGCTCGACGCGGCCCAGCTCGCCCCGCACCACCCGGTGAGCGTCCGCGACCTCGACGTCGACTGGGTCGCCTTCTCCGGCCACAAGCTCTACGCCCCCTTCGGCTCCGGCGTCCTGGCCGGCCGCGCCGACTGGCTGCGGGCCGCCGACCCCTACCTCGCGGGCGGCGGCGCCAGCCGCAAGGTCACCCGGCGCGAGGACGGGGGAGTGGACGTGGAGTGGCACGAGAGCGCCGCCCGCCACGAGGCCGGCTCTCCGAACGTCATCGGTGCCTACTCCATCGCCTCCGCCTGCAAGGCGCTGACCGAGGCCGGCTTCGACAGCCTGGTCGCGCGCGAGCAGCACCTGATCGAGAAGGTCCGCGAAGGGCTGGCCGAGGTCCCCGAGGTCCGCGTCCTGTCCCTGTTCGGCGACGACGCCCCCCGCGTCGGCGTGATCTCCTTCGTCGTCGACGGCTGGAACAGCTCCCACTTCGCCGCCGCCCTCTCCGCCGAGTACGGCATCGGCGTCCGCGACGGCCTCTTCTGCGCCCACCCCCTCGTCCGCACCCTCCTGGGCAGCGACCCGCAGTCCCAGGGCGAGTGCGGTGCCCCCGAGGCCGCGCCGGGCGAGAAGTCCCTCAACGCGATCCGGGTGAGCTTCGGCGCGGGCACGCCGGACGAGCACGTGGAGCGGTTTGTGAAGGCCGTGAAGGAACTGGTCGCGGACGGTGCGAAGTGGACGTACCGCACCGAGGACGGCCGCTGCGTCCCGGCCGTCTGA